One window of Halopseudomonas maritima genomic DNA carries:
- a CDS encoding GGDEF domain-containing protein, with protein MDENTPDLRDTNQEALETVLDSLDALVYVADMQTHELLFLNAYGRAQCGEINNRKCWQALQHNQKGPCSFCNNHRLVERNGQPAPVEVWEFRNTRNQRWYQCRDQAIHWPDGRLVRLEIATDITDIKDLQAQLTAARLRAEQLAHEDELTGLANRRALFTLGQRVLEQARRMQHPVALISLDADRFKQINDQYGHAGGDAVLKALAQTLSKQTRPADVCARLGGEEFAILLPDTGLQAARDLAERLRQAINSLCIAHDGFIVRLSCSFGVTVTELGAASMDQLLNSADIATYRAKHNGRDRIEVEPVNQISPQE; from the coding sequence ATGGATGAAAACACCCCTGACCTACGTGACACCAATCAGGAAGCACTGGAAACCGTGCTCGACAGCCTGGATGCGCTGGTCTATGTCGCCGACATGCAAACCCATGAATTACTGTTTCTTAACGCCTATGGCCGAGCCCAGTGCGGGGAGATCAACAATCGCAAGTGTTGGCAAGCGCTGCAGCACAATCAAAAGGGGCCCTGTAGTTTCTGCAACAATCACCGCCTGGTCGAGCGCAATGGCCAGCCCGCTCCGGTGGAAGTGTGGGAGTTTCGCAACACCCGCAACCAGCGCTGGTATCAATGCCGCGATCAAGCTATCCACTGGCCAGACGGCCGCCTGGTGCGCTTGGAGATCGCCACCGATATCACCGATATCAAAGACCTGCAAGCCCAGCTCACCGCTGCTCGCTTGCGGGCAGAACAGCTGGCTCATGAAGATGAACTCACCGGGCTGGCCAACCGCCGGGCGCTATTCACACTGGGGCAGCGTGTTCTGGAGCAGGCGCGTCGTATGCAGCACCCGGTTGCCCTGATCAGTCTGGACGCCGACCGCTTCAAGCAGATCAACGACCAATACGGCCATGCTGGCGGCGACGCAGTGTTAAAGGCGTTAGCGCAAACGCTGAGCAAACAAACCCGTCCAGCCGACGTTTGCGCGCGCCTTGGCGGTGAAGAGTTTGCCATTTTGCTGCCAGACACTGGGCTGCAGGCCGCGCGGGACCTGGCAGAGCGCTTGCGGCAGGCTATCAACAGCCTATGTATTGCGCATGATGGTTTCATTGTGCGGCTTAGCTGTAGTTTTGGCGTCACTGTGACCGAGCTGGGCGCGGCGAGCATGGACCAGCTGCTCAATAGCGCTGATATTGCTACCTATCGAGCCAAACACAACGGACGCGACCGCATTGAAGTAGAGCCTGTCAACCAGATAAGCCCTCAGGAGTAG
- a CDS encoding group II truncated hemoglobin, which produces MTDNTPTYGTADASYQAAGGIDGIRRLVTDFYQEMDTWDGARELRALHAEELSSARDKLAAFLSGWLGGPRLFQQQYGSINIPGFHARWPVGAELRDQWLECMARAIARQNFHPSFARYLLEQLRVPANRIVQASQAVHQAQQ; this is translated from the coding sequence ATGACCGACAACACGCCGACCTACGGCACAGCTGATGCGTCCTACCAGGCCGCAGGTGGCATCGATGGCATTCGCCGCCTGGTAACGGATTTCTATCAGGAGATGGATACGTGGGACGGCGCGCGGGAACTGCGCGCGTTGCATGCAGAAGAACTGTCGTCAGCCCGCGACAAGCTGGCGGCGTTTTTGTCTGGCTGGCTGGGCGGGCCACGGTTGTTTCAACAGCAATACGGCAGCATCAACATTCCGGGTTTCCATGCCCGCTGGCCGGTGGGGGCCGAGCTACGTGACCAGTGGCTGGAATGCATGGCACGGGCAATCGCACGGCAGAACTTTCATCCGTCGTTTGCACGATACCTGCTTGAGCAACTGCGGGTGCCGGCCAACCGGATCGTTCAGGCCAGCCAGGCGGTACATCAGGCGCAGCAATAA
- a CDS encoding GNAT family N-acetyltransferase, translating into MNIEIITGDLTNPAHAQALTRLLSEYATDPMGGSKALPDEVLQALPQRLSARADYLFVLAKDESGFVGLTNCFEGFSTFKAQPLLNIHDVVVSTHARGRGVARLMLQRVETIARERGCCKLTLEVLEGNRVAQNSYRAVGFNGYELDPAMGRAMFWEKPLT; encoded by the coding sequence ATGAACATCGAGATCATCACTGGCGATCTGACCAATCCCGCTCACGCACAAGCCTTGACTCGGCTACTGAGCGAGTACGCAACAGACCCGATGGGTGGCAGCAAGGCGCTACCAGACGAGGTGCTGCAAGCGCTGCCGCAGCGCTTGAGTGCGCGCGCGGACTACCTGTTTGTACTTGCCAAAGACGAATCAGGCTTCGTCGGCCTAACCAACTGTTTTGAGGGGTTTAGTACCTTCAAGGCACAGCCTTTGCTCAATATTCATGATGTTGTGGTCTCAACCCATGCACGGGGCAGGGGAGTGGCGCGGCTGATGCTTCAGCGGGTAGAGACCATCGCCCGGGAGCGGGGCTGCTGCAAGTTGACGCTGGAGGTACTGGAAGGCAACCGCGTCGCGCAGAACAGCTACCGCGCTGTTGGTTTCAACGGCTACGAGCTGGACCCGGCAATGGGCCGGGCGATGTTCTGGGAGAAACCTCTGACCTAG
- a CDS encoding D-hexose-6-phosphate mutarotase — protein sequence MLEYAALPDGIVLTHNSAGKAFLKIEHPAVRALVALEGAHLVSCIPTGQPDLLWMSQVDAQAPGGVLRGGVPLCWPWFGSAQSGPAHGIARRNLWQLEHADADQQGVRLRFSLPAATLRSTLPGECWALTLELSLGATLHMALTTRNTGQTAQSLSQALHSYLPVSDISRVRVEGLAGARYLDQLSGKMQSQHGALHIDQEVDRIYLDHREPLYLHDTDRILEVRRSGSASVVLWNPWQAKSTRLDNFPAEGYRQMLCIEAANADADARLLHPGEQHTLACEICQIAGK from the coding sequence ATGCTGGAATATGCTGCGTTACCCGACGGAATTGTGCTAACGCACAACAGCGCGGGCAAGGCGTTCCTAAAGATCGAACATCCTGCGGTGCGGGCATTGGTTGCACTGGAAGGTGCGCATCTGGTGTCCTGCATCCCCACCGGACAGCCTGACCTGCTATGGATGAGCCAGGTCGACGCGCAGGCTCCGGGAGGCGTGCTGCGCGGTGGCGTGCCGTTGTGCTGGCCCTGGTTTGGCAGTGCGCAATCCGGCCCCGCGCACGGCATTGCGCGGCGCAATCTCTGGCAGCTGGAGCACGCCGACGCAGACCAGCAAGGCGTGCGGCTGCGCTTCAGTCTGCCGGCGGCGACCTTACGCAGCACATTGCCTGGTGAGTGCTGGGCGCTGACCTTGGAATTATCTCTCGGAGCAACGCTGCACATGGCGCTGACCACTCGCAACACCGGTCAGACAGCGCAATCGCTAAGCCAAGCGCTGCATAGCTATCTGCCGGTCAGCGACATCTCCCGGGTACGCGTAGAAGGGCTGGCAGGGGCACGCTATCTGGACCAGCTCAGCGGCAAAATGCAGAGCCAACACGGTGCGCTGCACATTGATCAAGAGGTGGATCGTATCTATCTGGATCACCGCGAGCCCCTGTATCTGCATGACACCGACCGCATTCTGGAGGTGCGGCGCAGCGGCAGCGCCTCGGTGGTGCTGTGGAATCCGTGGCAGGCAAAGTCGACTCGGTTGGATAACTTTCCGGCTGAAGGCTACCGACAGATGCTCTGCATTGAAGCCGCAAACGCCGATGCAGACGCACGCCTGCTCCATCCGGGGGAGCAGCACACCCTTGCCTGTGAGATTTGCCAGATCGCTGGCAAATGA
- the cyoB gene encoding cytochrome o ubiquinol oxidase subunit I, with product MFGKLTLEAVPYHEPIIMITLAVVAIAGLGIFGAITYYRKWGYLWTEWLTSVDHKKIGVMYILVALIMLLRGFADAIMMRGQLAIAEGASQGYLPPEHYDQIFTAHGVIMIIFMAMPFMVGLMNIAVPLQIGARDVAFPFLNSLSFWLLVAGVILVNVSLGVGEFARTGWVAYPPLSELGYSPGVGVDYYIWALQLSGLGTLLTGVNFLVTVFKMRAPGMSLMKIPVFTWACTFTNILIVASFPILTATLGMLSLDRYLDMHFFTNELGGNAMMYINLFWAWGHPEVYILILPAFGVFSEVISTFSGKKLFGYTSMIWASGAITVLGFIVWLHHFFTMGSGANVNAFFGVATMVIAVPTGVKLFSWLFTMFRGRIQFTTPVLWTLGFMVTFTVGGMTGVLLAVPGADFVLHNSLFLIAHFHNTIIGGAVFGYLAGFTFWFPKAFGFKLDERLGKGAFWCWITGFFVAFMPLYILGFMGMTRRLNHYDNPLWQPYLVVAFFGAGLILCGIGFQLAQLVVSLRNRESLRDLTGDPWGGRTLEWSTSSPPPFYNFAVTPTVRALDAFQDMKERGEAYLRPDHYAPIHMPKNTAAGLIIGLLGAVFGFALIWHIWWLAGVSFIGMIATFIVRSYNEDVDYYVHPDEIERIENQHHASFEPRLLNTQPVAENV from the coding sequence ATGTTTGGCAAGCTGACACTCGAGGCCGTGCCGTATCACGAGCCGATCATCATGATTACCCTGGCTGTCGTCGCGATTGCCGGTTTGGGTATCTTTGGCGCCATCACCTACTACCGCAAGTGGGGCTACCTGTGGACCGAGTGGCTGACTTCGGTTGACCACAAGAAAATCGGTGTGATGTACATCCTGGTTGCCCTGATCATGCTGCTGCGCGGCTTTGCCGACGCCATCATGATGCGCGGCCAGTTGGCCATTGCCGAAGGCGCTTCGCAGGGTTACCTGCCGCCTGAGCACTATGACCAGATCTTCACCGCCCACGGTGTGATCATGATCATCTTCATGGCCATGCCGTTCATGGTAGGCCTGATGAACATCGCGGTGCCGCTGCAGATTGGCGCCCGCGACGTTGCCTTCCCGTTCCTGAACTCCCTGAGCTTCTGGCTGCTGGTGGCTGGCGTGATTCTGGTCAACGTTTCGCTTGGGGTAGGGGAGTTCGCCCGCACTGGCTGGGTTGCCTATCCACCGCTATCCGAGCTGGGCTACAGCCCAGGGGTTGGGGTCGACTATTACATCTGGGCGCTACAGTTATCGGGGTTGGGTACGCTACTAACAGGTGTCAACTTCCTGGTCACCGTGTTCAAGATGCGCGCGCCGGGCATGAGTCTGATGAAAATACCGGTCTTCACCTGGGCCTGTACCTTCACCAATATTCTGATTGTCGCGTCCTTCCCGATCCTGACCGCCACACTGGGCATGCTGAGCCTGGATCGCTACCTGGATATGCACTTTTTCACCAACGAGCTTGGCGGCAACGCCATGATGTACATCAACCTGTTCTGGGCCTGGGGTCACCCCGAGGTGTACATCCTGATCCTGCCGGCGTTTGGTGTGTTCTCTGAGGTCATCTCAACCTTCTCAGGCAAGAAGCTGTTCGGCTACACCTCGATGATCTGGGCCAGTGGCGCCATTACCGTGCTCGGCTTTATCGTTTGGCTGCACCACTTCTTCACCATGGGTTCTGGCGCCAACGTCAACGCCTTCTTTGGCGTCGCAACCATGGTTATCGCGGTGCCAACCGGGGTCAAACTGTTCAGTTGGCTGTTCACCATGTTCCGTGGCCGCATCCAGTTCACCACGCCCGTGCTGTGGACCCTGGGCTTTATGGTGACCTTTACCGTGGGCGGCATGACCGGCGTGCTGCTGGCAGTCCCGGGTGCTGACTTCGTACTGCACAACAGCTTGTTCCTGATTGCCCACTTCCATAACACCATCATTGGTGGTGCGGTGTTTGGTTACCTTGCCGGCTTTACCTTCTGGTTCCCGAAGGCCTTCGGCTTCAAGCTGGATGAGCGTCTGGGCAAGGGCGCCTTCTGGTGCTGGATCACCGGCTTCTTCGTGGCCTTCATGCCGCTTTATATCCTCGGCTTCATGGGCATGACCCGCCGTCTGAACCACTACGACAACCCGTTGTGGCAGCCGTACCTGGTCGTTGCGTTCTTCGGTGCGGGTCTGATTCTGTGCGGCATTGGGTTCCAGTTGGCGCAGTTGGTGGTCAGCCTGCGCAATCGCGAATCCCTGCGTGACCTCACCGGTGACCCGTGGGGTGGCCGTACCCTGGAGTGGTCTACCAGTTCGCCGCCGCCGTTCTACAACTTCGCGGTAACGCCAACTGTGCGTGCACTGGATGCCTTCCAGGACATGAAGGAGCGTGGCGAAGCCTACCTGCGCCCTGATCATTACGCGCCCATCCACATGCCTAAAAACACCGCTGCCGGCCTGATTATCGGCCTGCTGGGCGCCGTGTTTGGCTTTGCTCTGATCTGGCATATCTGGTGGCTCGCAGGCGTCAGCTTCATCGGCATGATCGCCACCTTCATCGTGCGCAGCTACAACGAGGACGTGGACTACTATGTGCACCCGGATGAGATCGAGCGCATTGAAAACCAGCACCACGCCAGCTTTGAGCCACGGCTGCTGAATACCCAACCCGTTGCGGAGAACGTCTGA
- a CDS encoding sodium:solute symporter family transporter: MLYLSVAALAAVLLLFVWIGLRARSTQAGLDDFVTARNSQSARAIGLSFLASGMGGWILFAPPEVGALVGPLALAGYALGAALPFVLFALLGPAIRRALPQGRSIGEFAEHCYGSAVRRWVGLISLLYMSCFLIAELTAIGAITGMLSDINGNLVVVGVAVATLLYTAWGGLRASMTTDRWQAWLLLGLLALVGAVALQRVPEATAGAALPGIPAGAALGVALTLVIAVTAANLFHQGYWQRVWAAESDAALGRGALLGGLATILVVAVVGGLGIITVMSGADVGSPPIPFFAMLGDAPAWLSLPALLLALTLVASSVDTLQNAIASLLVTEKRGLSLTAARWLTVALMVPVVLIALEGMSVLRLFLIADLLCATAVVPVLLGLWRRMSAPVAIAGALAGLLGAVLPGWVASGSFLQGLELASFPNTVPTLAPFAGALLASSLVSLAGALLWRPRLATPS; encoded by the coding sequence ATGCTGTACCTGTCCGTGGCAGCCCTGGCTGCCGTGCTGTTGCTGTTTGTCTGGATTGGCCTGCGCGCGCGCTCGACGCAAGCGGGTCTCGACGACTTTGTCACTGCCCGCAATTCGCAAAGCGCCCGCGCTATCGGCTTGTCATTTCTGGCCTCCGGCATGGGTGGCTGGATTCTCTTTGCGCCGCCAGAGGTCGGAGCACTGGTCGGCCCGCTGGCTCTGGCTGGCTATGCGCTGGGCGCCGCCCTGCCCTTTGTGCTGTTTGCGCTGCTGGGGCCGGCCATTCGCCGGGCCTTGCCGCAGGGGCGCAGCATCGGCGAGTTTGCTGAGCACTGCTATGGCTCGGCGGTACGTCGCTGGGTGGGGCTGATTTCATTGCTGTACATGAGCTGCTTTCTAATCGCCGAGCTGACCGCGATTGGCGCCATTACCGGCATGTTGTCCGACATTAACGGCAACCTGGTGGTGGTAGGCGTTGCTGTCGCGACCTTGCTCTACACCGCCTGGGGTGGTTTGCGCGCGAGCATGACCACCGACCGCTGGCAGGCCTGGTTGCTGCTCGGCCTGTTGGCATTGGTCGGCGCGGTCGCTCTGCAGCGTGTACCAGAGGCCACTGCCGGTGCGGCGTTACCCGGCATTCCTGCAGGTGCTGCGCTGGGCGTGGCCTTGACGCTGGTGATTGCGGTCACGGCAGCCAACCTGTTTCACCAGGGCTACTGGCAACGGGTGTGGGCTGCCGAAAGCGATGCTGCGTTAGGCCGTGGGGCGCTGCTTGGCGGTTTGGCGACCATTCTGGTGGTCGCGGTGGTGGGTGGTCTGGGTATCATTACGGTCATGAGTGGCGCAGATGTCGGCTCGCCGCCAATCCCCTTCTTCGCCATGCTCGGCGATGCGCCAGCCTGGCTCTCCCTGCCCGCGTTGCTGCTCGCTCTTACCCTGGTGGCCTCCTCCGTCGATACCCTGCAAAACGCGATTGCGTCGCTGCTGGTGACGGAAAAGCGCGGCCTGTCGCTGACGGCGGCACGCTGGCTGACGGTGGCGCTGATGGTGCCAGTAGTGCTGATAGCGCTAGAGGGCATGTCGGTGCTGCGGCTGTTTTTAATCGCTGACCTGCTGTGCGCTACGGCGGTCGTGCCTGTGCTGCTCGGATTATGGCGGCGCATGTCGGCGCCGGTGGCTATCGCCGGGGCGCTGGCGGGTCTGCTGGGCGCCGTACTGCCGGGCTGGGTAGCCAGCGGCAGTTTTCTGCAAGGGCTTGAGCTGGCCAGCTTCCCGAATACCGTGCCTACGCTGGCACCCTTTGCCGGCGCGCTGCTGGCGTCTTCACTGGTCAGCCTGGCCGGTGCGTTGCTGTGGCGCCCGCGTCTGGCCACACCGTCCTGA
- a CDS encoding ammonia-forming cytochrome c nitrite reductase subunit c552, with the protein MRQQNNKKPEQSMSPPVWRLILPLLLVLAAVFIWWLTLPSEPTTAPASATNHPAAESATVPTPKPAVAPPTPATAPSPGAPDYVGRQACAGCHAEQTAQFTGSHHDQAMQQASAETVLGNFANQTFEFGGVTSRFFERDGQYWVNTADAEGQYDDYQVDYTFGVYPLQQYLLALPGGRYQAFSVAWDARPSEEGGQRWFQLNPDVNGDNPVKALHWTGRQFNWNLMCAECHSTNLERNFDAASNSYSTRWNEIDVSCEACHGPASDHLQWAASPDSHPDMADTLGLSLRFDERQGVNWQINASGHPERSMPRSSEKEIQACAACHSRRAQLFDDRQDAGLLVENYLLSTLDQGLYHPDGQIQDEVFVHGSFLQSKMYQAGVTCSDCHNPHSLELRLPGDGVCLQCHQADQYQTPKHHFHSTAAGSACVDCHMPATTYMEVDPRRDHSIRIPRPDLSVSLGTPNACNQCHNEQSPEWAADHVQQWYGHTPQGLQQYAETFALARAGAEGADGALVALLNDDSQPAIARATAASLLQSWPGPEVAQSLFVALRAEDPQIRLGALQAVAGYPPVTRWQLVNHLLDAPERVVRLQAAGQLLDIPPEEMRGADVERLRKAQESYLAAQQANADDASAQLNIGVFYQTRRQLALAEDAYQQALKLDPYFIAAYINLADLYRASLRDPDAERLLNEGLKRLPEAAPLHFSLGLLKVRSKQMDNALASLRQAVSLDPDTARYRYVLAVALNSEGQHSDALAEIDKGLQRNPNSQTLLTLRQQLQSGQP; encoded by the coding sequence ATGCGGCAACAAAACAACAAAAAACCAGAGCAGTCGATGTCACCGCCAGTCTGGCGGCTGATCTTGCCCCTGCTGCTGGTGCTCGCCGCCGTTTTTATCTGGTGGCTGACCTTGCCCTCGGAGCCGACCACGGCCCCCGCGTCGGCAACCAACCACCCAGCCGCTGAATCGGCAACTGTGCCAACGCCCAAACCGGCGGTGGCACCACCGACACCGGCCACAGCGCCCTCGCCAGGCGCGCCTGACTACGTCGGGCGTCAGGCTTGCGCTGGCTGTCATGCCGAGCAAACCGCGCAGTTCACCGGCTCGCACCATGATCAAGCCATGCAGCAAGCCAGCGCCGAGACGGTGCTGGGTAACTTCGCCAACCAGACCTTCGAGTTTGGCGGCGTTACCAGCCGCTTCTTTGAGCGCGACGGGCAATACTGGGTCAATACCGCTGACGCAGAGGGCCAGTACGACGATTATCAGGTCGACTACACCTTTGGTGTGTATCCTTTACAGCAGTATCTTCTGGCCCTGCCAGGCGGCCGCTATCAAGCGTTTAGCGTCGCCTGGGACGCGCGCCCGAGCGAGGAGGGCGGTCAACGCTGGTTTCAGCTGAACCCTGACGTCAATGGCGATAATCCGGTCAAGGCGCTGCACTGGACCGGCCGGCAGTTCAACTGGAACCTCATGTGTGCCGAGTGCCACTCAACCAACCTTGAGCGCAACTTCGACGCCGCCAGCAACAGCTACAGCACCCGTTGGAACGAGATCGACGTCTCCTGCGAAGCGTGTCACGGGCCGGCGTCCGATCACCTGCAATGGGCAGCCAGTCCAGATAGCCACCCAGACATGGCCGATACCCTGGGCCTGAGCCTGCGCTTTGATGAGCGTCAAGGCGTCAACTGGCAGATCAACGCCAGCGGCCACCCTGAACGCAGCATGCCGCGCAGCAGCGAAAAGGAAATTCAGGCCTGCGCCGCCTGCCACTCCCGCCGCGCACAGCTGTTTGATGATCGCCAGGATGCGGGCTTGCTGGTCGAAAACTACCTGTTGTCGACGCTGGATCAGGGGCTTTACCACCCCGATGGACAGATTCAGGACGAAGTCTTTGTGCATGGCTCCTTCCTGCAGAGCAAGATGTATCAGGCCGGCGTCACCTGTAGCGACTGCCACAACCCCCATTCGCTGGAGCTGCGTTTGCCCGGCGACGGCGTGTGTCTGCAATGTCATCAGGCTGATCAGTATCAGACGCCCAAACACCACTTTCACAGCACTGCCGCTGGCAGCGCTTGCGTTGACTGCCATATGCCCGCTACCACTTACATGGAAGTCGACCCTCGGCGTGACCACAGCATCCGCATTCCACGGCCTGACCTGAGTGTCAGCCTGGGTACGCCAAATGCTTGTAACCAATGCCACAACGAGCAAAGCCCAGAGTGGGCCGCCGACCATGTTCAGCAGTGGTACGGTCATACCCCGCAGGGCCTGCAGCAGTACGCAGAGACCTTTGCGCTGGCACGGGCCGGCGCTGAGGGCGCCGATGGCGCGCTGGTCGCCCTGCTCAACGATGACAGCCAGCCCGCCATCGCGCGCGCCACGGCTGCCAGCCTGCTGCAGTCCTGGCCGGGCCCTGAAGTGGCGCAATCTCTGTTTGTGGCGCTGCGTGCCGAAGATCCACAGATACGTTTGGGCGCCTTGCAGGCAGTTGCCGGCTACCCACCGGTGACCCGCTGGCAACTCGTCAACCACCTGCTGGATGCACCCGAGCGAGTAGTGCGCCTGCAGGCCGCAGGGCAGTTGCTCGACATCCCGCCGGAAGAAATGCGCGGTGCCGACGTAGAGCGGCTGCGCAAGGCGCAGGAAAGCTATCTCGCCGCCCAGCAGGCCAACGCCGACGACGCCTCGGCACAGCTCAACATAGGCGTGTTCTATCAAACCCGCAGGCAACTGGCGCTGGCCGAGGACGCTTATCAGCAGGCGCTCAAACTTGACCCGTACTTTATCGCCGCCTACATCAACCTGGCTGATCTATACCGCGCGTCATTGCGTGACCCTGATGCCGAACGGCTGCTGAACGAAGGCCTCAAGCGTCTGCCGGAGGCGGCGCCCCTGCACTTCAGCCTGGGCCTGCTGAAAGTGCGCAGCAAACAGATGGACAACGCGCTCGCGTCACTGCGTCAGGCGGTATCGCTGGACCCTGATACTGCCCGTTATCGCTACGTGCTGGCGGTCGCGCTCAACAGCGAAGGACAGCACAGCGACGCCCTGGCCGAAATCGACAAGGGCCTGCAGCGCAACCCCAACAGCCAAACCCTGCTGACCCTGCGCCAGCAACTGCAGTCAGGACAACCATGA
- the cyoA gene encoding ubiquinol oxidase subunit II: protein MNPKQITSLLKRLAWLPLLMLSGCKMVLLDPKGQVGVDEKSLIITATLLMLIVVIPVIVMTLAFAWKYRASNTKATYRPNWSHSTAVELVVWLIPCVIIAILGTITWKSTHQLDPYRPLDSDVTPIEVQVVSLDWKWLFIYPEQGIASVNELAFPVDTPVNFKITSQSAMNSFFIPALGSQIYSMAGMQTKLHLIANHEGTYDGISANLSGEGFSDMKFQAVATSQQGFNDWVQQVKANTDTLDLNTYPTLAAPSKADPVRYYGSVSPTLYETILMQYHNGGNHAAGHADPQGQPGHQAHADAEMGSMHTEAH from the coding sequence ATGAATCCGAAGCAGATAACTTCACTCCTGAAACGGCTCGCCTGGCTGCCGCTGCTGATGCTCAGTGGCTGCAAAATGGTGTTGCTGGACCCGAAAGGGCAGGTCGGCGTCGACGAAAAGTCGCTGATCATCACCGCTACCTTGTTAATGCTGATTGTGGTGATTCCGGTCATCGTGATGACGCTGGCATTTGCCTGGAAATACCGCGCCAGCAACACCAAGGCTACCTACCGCCCCAATTGGTCGCACTCCACGGCGGTTGAGCTGGTGGTCTGGCTGATCCCCTGTGTAATCATTGCGATTCTGGGCACCATCACCTGGAAGAGTACTCACCAGCTTGACCCTTACCGCCCACTCGATTCGGACGTCACGCCGATTGAGGTACAGGTGGTATCGCTGGATTGGAAGTGGCTGTTCATCTACCCCGAGCAGGGCATTGCTAGCGTCAACGAACTGGCCTTTCCGGTCGACACCCCCGTCAACTTCAAGATCACCTCCCAATCGGCAATGAATTCGTTCTTCATTCCGGCGCTGGGCAGCCAGATCTACTCCATGGCCGGTATGCAGACCAAGCTGCACCTGATTGCCAACCACGAGGGCACCTACGACGGCATCTCCGCCAACCTCAGTGGCGAAGGCTTTTCCGACATGAAGTTTCAGGCTGTGGCCACCTCGCAGCAGGGCTTTAACGACTGGGTACAGCAGGTCAAGGCCAATACCGACACGCTGGATCTGAACACTTACCCAACGCTGGCAGCTCCCAGCAAGGCTGACCCGGTGCGTTACTACGGCAGCGTTAGCCCAACCCTGTACGAAACCATCCTCATGCAATACCACAACGGCGGTAATCACGCGGCCGGCCACGCAGACCCTCAGGGTCAGCCGGGCCACCAGGCTCACGCGGACGCCGAAATGGGCAGCATGCACACGGAGGCCCACTAA